In Oceanobacillus sp. FSL K6-2867, one DNA window encodes the following:
- a CDS encoding glycosyltransferase, translating into MHTPKRVVQLTTVHHPYDPRIYHKECKSLQKAGFDVTLIAQEGDQKSNGDKPIKHIPLKKYKSRLKRMTVGAFAAFKEAKKLNADIYHFHDPELLPIAWLLKNKDNVVVYDIHEDYITSILQKDYMSLPIRKMIASIYRLMERFFARNFELCLAEKYYKDIYPTGTCILNYPTVNEKFLNSKRETPAENKVLYTGNVSVVRGAMFHARIPVIDEEIEMHFVGKCPSDLAEKMYEAAGDKKANLKIEGIDQFIEKEVIEDRYLQTNWLAGIALFPPTEHYMKKELTKFFEYMNAGLPIICSNFPVWKKFMETYQCGIAVDPYDDEAIRKAISYLKNNPEEAKRMGENGKKAVAEELNWYTEEQKLISWYYKLLDLEKKSMREEGIGD; encoded by the coding sequence ATGCATACTCCAAAGCGTGTTGTTCAGTTAACAACTGTACACCACCCATATGATCCCAGGATCTATCATAAAGAGTGTAAGTCATTGCAAAAGGCAGGTTTTGATGTGACTTTAATCGCCCAAGAAGGCGATCAGAAATCAAATGGAGATAAACCAATAAAACATATACCATTAAAAAAATATAAAAGCAGATTAAAAAGGATGACAGTTGGCGCATTTGCAGCTTTTAAAGAAGCGAAAAAATTAAACGCAGACATCTATCACTTTCATGATCCAGAGCTTTTGCCGATAGCATGGCTGTTAAAAAATAAAGACAATGTCGTCGTTTATGATATTCATGAAGATTACATTACAAGCATTCTGCAAAAAGATTATATGTCATTGCCAATCAGAAAAATGATTGCGTCTATTTATAGATTAATGGAACGCTTTTTTGCTCGGAACTTTGAATTATGTCTTGCGGAAAAATATTATAAGGATATTTATCCGACGGGGACGTGTATTCTAAATTACCCGACAGTTAATGAAAAGTTTTTAAATAGCAAACGTGAAACCCCTGCAGAGAATAAAGTCCTGTATACTGGAAATGTGTCCGTTGTACGAGGTGCAATGTTTCACGCTCGCATACCGGTAATTGATGAAGAGATTGAAATGCATTTCGTAGGTAAATGTCCAAGTGACCTGGCAGAAAAAATGTACGAGGCAGCTGGAGATAAGAAAGCAAACTTAAAAATTGAAGGAATCGACCAGTTTATCGAAAAAGAAGTAATTGAGGATCGCTACCTTCAAACAAATTGGCTGGCAGGGATAGCCCTTTTCCCGCCAACGGAGCATTATATGAAAAAAGAACTGACCAAGTTTTTTGAATATATGAATGCAGGGCTGCCGATAATCTGCTCTAACTTTCCTGTCTGGAAAAAATTTATGGAAACCTATCAGTGCGGTATAGCTGTTGACCCATATGATGATGAAGCGATAAGAAAGGCAATTTCTTATCTTAAAAATAACCCTGAAGAAGCAAAACGCATGGGGGAGAATGGGAAAAAAGCTGTTGCAGAGGAACTGAACTGGTATACAGAAGAGCAAAAATTAATTTCCTGGTATTATAAATTGCTTGATTTAGAAAAGAAAAGTATGCGGGAAGAAGGAATCGGTGATTAA
- a CDS encoding glycosyltransferase family 2 protein: MKQDPLISVITPAYNAERFIGDTIDSVLNQTYSNWEMVIVDDRSTDNTTSIVEEYRKRDNRIKLIVLEENSGSAVARNTAMENAKGRYIAFLDSDDRWLPEKLDKQLRFMQNNDIAFSFTKYVRILEDGTKTNAVSSTPESVNYDDLMKRCVIGCLTVMLDRDKVGHLKMVNIRTRQDYVYWLTITKKGFLAYGLPEILAEYRLVGNSISSNKWKAAKRNWYVFRKIEKQSLPKSIWYFAHYVIRSIMDLIRWRTKR; the protein is encoded by the coding sequence ATGAAACAAGATCCACTTATATCGGTAATTACCCCTGCCTATAATGCAGAGCGGTTTATCGGAGATACGATTGATTCTGTTTTGAATCAAACGTACTCTAATTGGGAAATGGTGATTGTGGATGATCGTTCCACTGATAATACAACGTCGATTGTGGAAGAATATAGGAAGCGTGACAATCGAATTAAGCTAATTGTTCTTGAGGAGAACAGCGGTTCAGCTGTAGCGCGTAATACAGCAATGGAGAATGCTAAAGGTCGCTATATTGCTTTTCTTGACAGTGATGATCGTTGGCTGCCAGAAAAACTGGACAAACAACTCCGATTTATGCAAAACAACGACATCGCTTTTTCCTTCACAAAGTATGTCCGAATTTTAGAGGATGGGACTAAAACAAATGCTGTGAGCAGCACCCCAGAATCTGTAAATTACGATGATTTAATGAAACGATGTGTAATTGGCTGTTTAACCGTTATGCTTGACCGAGATAAGGTTGGTCATTTGAAAATGGTCAATATCCGAACAAGGCAGGATTATGTTTATTGGTTAACCATTACGAAAAAGGGTTTCCTTGCTTATGGACTTCCCGAAATATTAGCCGAATACCGCCTTGTTGGCAATTCAATCTCAAGTAATAAGTGGAAAGCTGCAAAACGAAACTGGTATGTTTTCAGGAAAATTGAAAAGCAAAGCTTGCCGAAAAGCATATGGTACTTTGCGCATTATGTAATAAGGTCCATTATGGATCTTATTAGATGGAGAACGAAGCGATGA
- a CDS encoding ABC transporter permease — MKNYMQEMLKRKDLLFYLVKSGLKAEHRNSYLGYFWWLLDPLLNVLVYYFLVVIVLGRTHDEFSYPLFLVIGLVAWRWISTSINSSSKSILRYSSIINQVSLPKALFPLSFTLTQLFNFAFGLIVIALFLAIYGVVPTWHIAYLPLIIFIQLTVHLALGLVLGFITIFVRDIENLMTYITRIFFYASPIIWEGGRLIRSGKVPDWLVPLIEYNPVAIIVTAYRDILMFHQTPNLIGLGILFLIAIIIGTFMIYYYSKNEHKIIKAL, encoded by the coding sequence ATGAAAAATTATATGCAAGAAATGCTGAAGAGAAAAGATTTATTATTTTACTTAGTCAAGTCCGGGTTGAAGGCAGAGCACCGGAATAGTTACTTAGGATATTTTTGGTGGTTGCTGGATCCATTATTGAATGTATTGGTGTACTACTTCCTAGTCGTAATCGTACTGGGGAGAACCCATGATGAGTTTTCATATCCACTCTTTTTAGTCATTGGATTAGTCGCTTGGCGTTGGATAAGTACAAGCATCAACTCATCATCAAAATCCATCTTAAGGTACAGCTCGATTATTAATCAGGTATCTTTGCCAAAAGCGCTATTTCCATTATCGTTTACGTTAACACAGTTATTTAACTTTGCATTTGGTTTAATTGTAATTGCGTTATTCCTAGCAATTTATGGCGTTGTACCAACATGGCATATTGCATACCTGCCATTAATTATTTTTATTCAATTAACGGTACATTTGGCGTTAGGACTTGTTCTCGGATTTATTACGATTTTTGTTCGAGATATTGAGAATCTAATGACATATATTACACGTATTTTCTTCTACGCTTCCCCGATCATCTGGGAAGGTGGACGTTTAATCAGAAGTGGAAAGGTGCCTGACTGGCTTGTACCATTGATTGAATACAATCCAGTAGCGATTATAGTTACAGCCTATCGAGATATTTTGATGTTCCACCAAACACCAAATTTGATTGGTCTTGGAATTCTTTTCTTAATCGCAATTATTATAGGAACCTTTATGATTTATTATTACAGTAAAAACGAACATAAAATTATTAAGGCATTATAG
- a CDS encoding ATP-binding cassette domain-containing protein, whose amino-acid sequence MQDQTKHNTHESQEDVIVAKNIGVSFYDRGYQDDIKSRVFGMFAKKEKKKKEKVWPLKDIDFTGHQGEILGIIGSNGAGKTTLSKIIAGILQQDKGTMHVDGKVTALFSFGMGFNKELTGRENVYLNGMMLGVSKSLINHYIDDIHEFSDIGDFIDQPMKYYSSGMKARLGFSVAAHLEPEVLILDEALNTGDARFSKKAAVKMKELVKQAKMVIIVTHSLRYAQRNCDRLMWINQGVVKEIGDPKEIVAHYKATVPAPPKRKRSLELNKTESSVKDKTIVRATNVGISYELNTGTFWALKDVNFEIKEGEVVGIIGHNGAGKSTLCKVLTNILKPDQGDIQLEGETSSLLGYGTGFNAQLSGRDNIFLNAMLLGIPKKRVQAKYDEIVEFSGLKKSIDKPVKQYSSGMKSRLGFSIAAILKPDIFIIDEALSTGDMAFQQKASERIQDMMSHAKAVIIVSHSMNFVEKVCTRGIWMERGQVRFDGTAEEAVAAYRESLGISKTGNANKKVVKQIRKQVFKQESPKKPVENKE is encoded by the coding sequence ATGCAGGATCAAACGAAACATAATACGCACGAATCGCAAGAGGATGTTATCGTTGCTAAGAATATAGGTGTTTCCTTTTATGACCGTGGCTATCAGGATGATATAAAATCACGTGTATTTGGCATGTTCGCTAAAAAAGAGAAAAAGAAAAAGGAAAAAGTCTGGCCATTAAAGGATATAGATTTTACAGGTCACCAAGGAGAAATCCTCGGCATTATCGGTTCCAATGGAGCTGGAAAGACGACATTAAGTAAAATCATTGCAGGAATTTTGCAGCAAGATAAAGGGACAATGCACGTTGATGGTAAGGTAACTGCATTATTCTCATTTGGAATGGGCTTCAATAAAGAGCTGACTGGAAGAGAGAATGTTTATTTAAATGGCATGATGCTTGGAGTCAGTAAATCATTGATTAATCATTATATTGATGATATCCATGAGTTCTCAGATATCGGAGATTTTATTGACCAGCCAATGAAATATTATTCCAGTGGTATGAAAGCAAGACTCGGATTCAGTGTCGCGGCCCATTTAGAGCCTGAGGTGCTTATCCTTGACGAAGCATTAAATACAGGGGATGCGCGTTTTAGCAAAAAAGCTGCTGTGAAAATGAAAGAGCTTGTAAAACAGGCTAAAATGGTAATTATTGTTACACACAGCCTAAGATACGCACAGCGAAATTGTGATCGATTAATGTGGATCAATCAGGGTGTGGTAAAGGAAATTGGTGATCCGAAAGAGATTGTTGCGCATTATAAAGCAACAGTCCCTGCGCCACCTAAACGCAAACGAAGCCTGGAACTAAACAAAACGGAGAGCTCGGTTAAAGATAAAACGATTGTTCGGGCTACAAATGTGGGTATTTCCTATGAACTTAATACAGGCACATTCTGGGCGTTAAAGGATGTTAATTTTGAAATAAAAGAAGGCGAAGTAGTTGGGATCATCGGTCATAATGGTGCTGGAAAAAGTACACTTTGCAAAGTGCTGACAAATATCCTGAAGCCAGACCAAGGCGATATTCAGCTAGAAGGGGAAACCTCTTCCCTTTTAGGGTATGGAACAGGTTTTAATGCACAATTATCTGGAAGAGACAATATTTTCCTGAATGCGATGCTTCTTGGGATACCTAAAAAAAGAGTACAAGCGAAATATGACGAAATTGTTGAATTTTCCGGACTGAAAAAATCCATTGATAAACCAGTAAAACAATATTCATCTGGTATGAAATCAAGGCTCGGCTTTAGCATTGCCGCTATATTGAAGCCTGATATATTTATTATTGATGAAGCACTCTCAACTGGTGACATGGCATTTCAGCAAAAAGCAAGTGAACGAATCCAAGACATGATGTCTCATGCAAAAGCAGTTATTATCGTTTCGCACAGTATGAACTTTGTGGAAAAAGTATGCACTAGAGGAATCTGGATGGAGCGTGGACAGGTTCGCTTTGATGGAACTGCGGAAGAGGCAGTTGCTGCATATCGAGAATCACTTGGCATAAGTAAAACTGGAAACGCGAATAAAAAAGTTGTAAAACAAATAAGAAAGCAAGTTTTTAAACAGGAATCTCCCAAGAAACCTGTAGAAAATAAAGAATAA
- a CDS encoding glycosyltransferase family 2 protein, whose amino-acid sequence MIRAMKKVILAPVDWVVYTVLNERQRKALTDIFTEEQKQQIKRMLSGRKQAQRQKLKQIKYHLYNLGFTEKALKALEEYYTNIKDPQLKRLAAWELTLWHANQYTEEGAGKALEYIAAAKNGEKDAEQLRRIAIVQAECYQMCNEAEKGKEVIHGMLSTQKHADLYLAAANLEDTLDKRMEWVNKVMELYGLQPIGFTQMDRSSVYDDLQTIALDRKVEEGPKVSVILPAFKAEEGIRVAIESILSQTWQNIELLAVDDCSPDNTAKVIAEYAEKDSRVKALSTPVNSGPYVARNIALEHATGDFVTINDADDWSHAEKIEIQVKHLIEHEHIIANTSEHSRLTEEELKLYRRGTPGRYIFPNMSSIMFRRKQVLEKVGYWDSVRFAADGEFKRRLIKVFGKNSYVDLKTGPLSLPRQSVTSLTGSSAFGYSGFFMGVRKEYVEALEYHHHTAETLRYPFPMTTRVFPVPEPMWPKREEKVDGKRFFHTVIAMDFRVINEEQISFIKEIYAKKDGRIGLVQINQYNAGASIIEESIRNMLDGNRLQMLVYGEQIQTDKLLILNPIALEAYQHYIPTVFAKSVDVIVDKLPSGEGYAISNCLKHLKQYFDHPGTWYPATLEIKNALMEHHTEALHEVNFSERVWEKSWVYDEKTN is encoded by the coding sequence GTGATTCGTGCAATGAAAAAAGTAATCTTAGCCCCTGTTGACTGGGTTGTATACACCGTATTAAATGAAAGGCAGAGAAAGGCTCTGACGGACATTTTTACAGAAGAACAGAAGCAGCAAATAAAACGAATGTTGTCTGGAAGAAAGCAAGCCCAGAGACAAAAGCTTAAACAAATTAAATACCATCTGTACAATCTGGGATTTACAGAAAAGGCGCTTAAAGCATTAGAAGAATACTATACCAACATAAAAGATCCACAGCTAAAGCGCCTTGCAGCTTGGGAACTGACGTTATGGCATGCCAATCAATATACAGAAGAAGGTGCTGGAAAAGCACTGGAGTATATTGCAGCAGCAAAGAATGGCGAGAAAGATGCGGAGCAATTGCGGCGAATCGCTATTGTTCAAGCTGAATGCTATCAAATGTGCAATGAAGCAGAAAAGGGTAAAGAAGTTATCCACGGCATGCTTTCCACGCAGAAGCATGCTGACCTTTATCTTGCAGCAGCTAATTTAGAAGACACTCTTGATAAACGGATGGAATGGGTAAACAAAGTAATGGAGCTATATGGTTTGCAGCCAATTGGATTTACCCAAATGGATCGCTCTTCAGTATACGATGACCTGCAAACCATAGCTTTGGACCGAAAAGTAGAAGAAGGGCCAAAAGTATCTGTCATCCTTCCAGCATTCAAGGCTGAGGAAGGGATAAGAGTTGCGATTGAATCAATTCTTTCGCAAACATGGCAAAACATCGAGCTTTTAGCTGTTGACGACTGCAGTCCGGACAATACAGCGAAAGTTATCGCTGAATATGCTGAAAAGGATTCGCGGGTAAAAGCTCTTTCAACCCCAGTAAACAGTGGGCCATATGTTGCTCGAAACATTGCGTTAGAGCATGCAACTGGAGATTTTGTCACTATTAATGATGCCGATGATTGGTCACATGCTGAGAAAATAGAGATACAGGTTAAGCATTTGATTGAGCATGAGCATATTATTGCAAATACATCTGAGCATTCAAGGTTAACGGAAGAAGAGCTGAAATTATATCGTCGAGGTACACCAGGAAGATATATTTTCCCAAATATGTCTTCTATTATGTTCAGACGCAAGCAAGTTCTTGAAAAAGTTGGCTATTGGGATAGTGTACGGTTCGCTGCAGATGGTGAATTTAAGCGAAGACTGATTAAAGTATTCGGAAAAAATAGCTATGTCGATCTGAAAACAGGTCCACTATCATTACCAAGGCAGTCCGTTACATCGCTCACTGGGAGCTCTGCATTTGGTTATAGCGGCTTTTTCATGGGTGTAAGAAAAGAATATGTAGAAGCTTTGGAGTATCATCATCATACTGCAGAGACACTGCGTTATCCTTTTCCAATGACAACCAGAGTTTTTCCAGTTCCAGAGCCAATGTGGCCGAAACGAGAGGAAAAGGTGGATGGCAAACGCTTCTTTCATACTGTAATCGCCATGGACTTTCGAGTTATTAATGAGGAACAAATCAGCTTCATTAAGGAAATTTATGCGAAAAAGGACGGGCGTATTGGTCTCGTGCAAATTAATCAATATAATGCAGGTGCATCTATCATAGAAGAGTCCATTCGGAATATGCTCGATGGCAACAGATTGCAAATGCTCGTATATGGGGAGCAGATACAAACAGATAAACTGCTCATTTTGAATCCGATTGCTTTAGAAGCATATCAACACTACATACCCACCGTTTTTGCAAAGTCAGTAGATGTTATTGTAGACAAATTGCCAAGCGGTGAAGGATATGCTATTTCTAATTGTTTAAAACACTTAAAGCAATACTTTGACCACCCGGGAACGTGGTATCCCGCAACACTTGAAATTAAGAATGCCTTGATGGAACATCATACAGAAGCGTTGCATGAAGTTAACTTCAGTGAACGTGTATGGGAGAAGAGCTGGGTATATGATGAAAAAACAAACTGA